The following coding sequences lie in one Hyalangium ruber genomic window:
- a CDS encoding YciI family protein, which yields MRFMVIVKANKESEAGVLPDEKQLIEMGKYNEELVKAGVMLAGEGLRDSSKGARVRFEGSKRTVIDGPFSETKELVAGFWLWQVKSRQEAIEWLKRAPFQEGEVEIRQVAESEDFAASDPTGELMKKEDELRKTLESRRN from the coding sequence ATGCGGTTCATGGTGATTGTGAAGGCGAACAAGGAGTCCGAGGCGGGCGTTCTTCCAGACGAGAAGCAACTGATCGAGATGGGGAAGTACAACGAGGAGCTGGTGAAGGCTGGCGTGATGCTGGCGGGCGAGGGGCTCAGGGACAGCTCGAAGGGCGCACGCGTCCGGTTCGAGGGCTCGAAGCGGACCGTGATCGACGGCCCCTTCAGCGAGACGAAGGAGCTCGTCGCCGGCTTCTGGCTGTGGCAGGTGAAGTCGCGGCAGGAGGCCATCGAGTGGCTCAAGCGCGCGCCCTTCCAGGAGGGCGAGGTAGAAATCCGCCAGGTGGCCGAGTCGGAGGACTTCGCTGCGAGTGATCCGACGGGCGAGCTGATGAAGAAGGAGGATGAACTCCGCAAGACCCTGGAGTCGCGGCGCAACTAA